The DNA region TGGGTaccctcctcggcctcgccccAATCGTCCTGGCCATCAAGTGTCCCCTCTTCAATGCACACCAGAGACATCTCTTGACTTCCCATGGTATCTCTGAACAATCTCAAAAGCCGTTTCGTAGTTTCATCTCGCAAAGGAACCATCACAACAGCGCGTGCGTCGTCTTCAGTAGAAAGGTGTTCCGAAAAAGCGCCAGCCAGAAGGCCCGGATGACAATCGTCGTAGAGAGGATCAGCGGCGAGGACAACCTGTAAGATAAATGAGTAAGCTGAAATTGCTGTGAGGTCCAAGATCACAAACCCTGAACTGGTTCTTCTTGTCAAACAAGCTTTGGTCAACCTCATTTTCCCCTGAACCACCCCAGGTCAGGGCTCCCGCGTCCAGTGACCCGCCAAACTTCTCCACGGTCGCCCGGTTGGCCTCGACGTTATGCTGCAGGTTAGACATGATGTCCGGTAAGTCACTCAGAATAACGTGGACCTTCCACAaagccgcggcggcgagtccAAGCAGGCCTGTTCCGGAGCCCAACTCCAACACGGACGGTCGAGGCTGGCCGAGAGACTCGTCAAAGAGGCGGAACAGGGCGGTGGAGCCGATAGACGGTAGGTGTTGCGCCAGTACGTACGATGAGCCCCATGTCTTGTGACCGAGTGAGTCGCCTGTCAGGGGCGGCTCGCGGATGATGAGCTCGAATGTCGGAGTGAGAGCGTCCTCCAGGAAGGGCCACTGTCGCGTGATCTCGCCCATGGCTACACTCTGCGTGTAAGAGGCTGTGTGACCGCGTCTGGGAAGTGGCAACTCGGCCTCTCACATACCTGTTCTCCCACAGCGCTCCGCCATCCTGCGGCTGGCCTCTGACCAGATCTCCTCCTGCTCATCGGCATCTTCGATCCAGGAGAGACTGCTCTTGATGATAGATGACAGGTACATGGACACCTCGCGTCGGAAGTAGGCCGTGGCTTCCTGCTCATGAACGATTTCGGATCTCCTGCGCTTGTGACTCCATATCGGAGGGCTGAGTTCCAATTGCTTCAGTGTGTTGAGTAAGTCATCACTTGACGGTTTCTGCCACATCTGCGGGAAATCCTTTGGCTCGAGTAACATGGTTGCTGATTAGAAGTCTATGTGTGGTTGTCTATGTTTCAAGTCGTAAAAGTTCCTCACAAAATCGCAAAAGAGCAGCAGAAAGAAAGACGTCGTCTGAGCAAGGAAGAGGCGCGCGCTGTTCGCCTTTTAGAAAAAGAGACGTCAATTTAAGAGTCCGGGAAATTTTCTGTGGCGGTCTGGACTCGCCCAACCAAGGACCCCATCGCCAAAAAATGAGCGTAGCAGCGACTGCGGCCAGCCCGATAAGGAGGTGGGTGGTCCTTATCGCTAAGCTCCGAGATCCGTAAAACGTGGGGTCTAGATCTGGCAGGTGGGGTGTCAACTTTTGGAGGGTCTTTCCCTCCCTAGGTAAATGGGTACAAATGATGCTGATTGGCTAGCCTCATTTGCAAGGCTGCCATCGACCCCTTGCGACCCCACGTCacagagaaagaagaaaaaaactcATATATAAGCCTCCAATTTCCGCGCAGACTCTTACATTCctcttccctttccctccctcaAGCACCGTCCTCTTCAACGCTGCGTTTCTATGCTACAAACGGAGAGATTCGAGCGCAAGCACGAATCTCTCATTACTGGCATATGAGAAATTCGGAGTAACTTCTTCACACCACTTACCCAATGTCGCCTGCCCAGTGCGGGATCGACGGGTCTGCCCGCGAGGGTCTGGCGTGACTTCACGTCTGCAATTGGCATCAGAAAAGCAGGGCCTGGGCCGCCCTCATGCATACCTTGAGTTCCTCTTGGGGGACGATGGGGAAGATGAGGGTTAATGGACTCGGTGTCCCTATGGGAGAGCCGTTGCGAAAAGATTGTGCAGAGCACTTGAGTGCGATACGCAGCGTCTGGACCCTggctggcctcggcctgtCAGGGACTTGACAATTCAATTCCGATCATTCTGTTGAGGACGGTGCTTCACCAATTTTTTTTCATGTAAGCAATGATCAATTTGCGCGGCAGCACTCACTCGTGAATCAAGGATACTACTAACGAGTAACCGAGACTATCGCTTAGAGACCTTACCGCCCGTTGCATTGTCCGCaatatcctcctcctcagcgCCGCACGCCGTCAAGCCTCATGCCTCTCGATGCTCAAACCAACAAACCTACCCACGATCACTTCGTTGACTGCTTTCTGCCGGCCATCCCGTGCACATCCGCGTTGTCAAATGACTGTGACTTGACCTTTTTCTATGGCAGTTCTTCTAATTGCTGCTGGTATTGGTTGGTGCATAGGCCTTCTCCGCTGCCGGTAGGTTGCCCAAGAGGCCTTTCCACACCACGGACTCTGGGTCAGATGAAGCCCAGGCCCTGTTCAAATACCAGACCAGATACCCACAAGCATCATGATTCATGTGGGCTCTCTCGGCGAG from Colletotrichum higginsianum IMI 349063 chromosome 4, whole genome shotgun sequence includes:
- a CDS encoding Rapid response to glucose protein, yielding MLLEPKDFPQMWQKPSSDDLLNTLKQLELSPPIWSHKRRRSEIVHEQEATAYFRREVSMYLSSIIKSSLSWIEDADEQEEIWSEASRRMAERCGRTAMGEITRQWPFLEDALTPTFELIIREPPLTGDSLGHKTWGSSYVLAQHLPSIGSTALFRLFDESLGQPRPSVLELGSGTGLLGLAAAALWKVHVILSDLPDIMSNLQHNVEANRATVEKFGGSLDAGALTWGGSGENEVDQSLFDKKNQFRVVLAADPLYDDCHPGLLAGAFSEHLSTEDDARAVVMVPLRDETTKRLLRLFRDTMGSQEMSLVCIEEGTLDGQDDWGEAEEGTQVTCWWGIFARQQ